Part of the Ziziphus jujuba cultivar Dongzao chromosome 8, ASM3175591v1 genome is shown below.
TGCAATGAAGTATAATGATGAGAGAAGTAATGTTCATGAAATGGCAAAAACTTTGTTGGCAAAATTTGAGGAGAAGTGGCTGCAACTTCTGCCTAAAGTTGCCGAAGAGGTAAATTTGCACTTTTAAACTGACatgatatgatatttttattggGCTAACAATTATCAAGGGTTTGTTTCTATATGGTCCAGGGTATTTCTTTTAGTGGTACATACATGTTGAAGTATCATTTATGActtctattattatttgacATCCATTGTTGCACTACACTTTcaggaagaaagaaggaaagcaGAGGAAACAGAGGCACAGTTGAATATGCAGCTTGCTCAAGAGGCTGTCCATGCCAAATTGACTAGAGATATAAGTAATGAGGTGGGCTTAAATTGTCCTTTAATGAGCGTATTTAAAATTGACAATGGTCCACTTGAAgtaatcttttatatttttttcaagcaTCTAGAAAATGTTTTTCCTATGGCCTTGCCTTGTTTCAATATAAATAAGTCTTTACCTTTTAATGAGAGTATGAAAGTGGGTGTTGTTTAATATATTGATGTGTACTCTTTTCAGCTGTATGAGGTTGATATGCATTTGGAAGATCTACGAGAAATGGTTGTTCAAAAGTGCAGGTTTGTTCTGTTATATCAGTAAAAAATGAAGGTCCACAGTGGATCTATTGTTAATGGTCTGTTCGTGTGCTGCCCTTGTGTCTGTTTATATGCAAGTCTTTTGCTTGAGTCGTTCATCACAGGAAGaaattttattaccaaaaaggaAATAATGCATCAATATGTAGAAGCCCAAAATCAATCACATTTCAGCACATAATGCAAGACAACTAGGCTAAAGCACTTGAGATATTTGCTATGAATTTCGGGTATTGGAGAACATGGTAACTGCTTCCCACTTCTGATAGATCCCCCTATTGCAAAGGCTATTACTAACGTTTAGAAAAAGAGCAATCGTTCTCCCCTACTGTAATTATCATTCCTCCATCATTCTTATTTACTTTTCAAAGGCTCGGTATCAGAAAATTTTGTATGTCACAGATTTGTCTTTGTTTCATGGAAAACATGAATAATTTGCTGAACGTATGCCAAAATACATGTCATATTCATCCTAATCAACCTAGCTTTGATTGGCTGGATTGGTTTTGGACTAGGGCAAGAGTGTGGCTAAAATTACCTTGCCTCTGAAGCAGGGTTGGGATGGGTTAGGTGGGGTTGTGGCAAGACAAATTCATCTTTTCCCTGTTTCCAACCCCTCTTTTTGCTCCCTTCATGATTTAAGTATTAGAATTTATATTATGTTGGCACTATTAGTAGGTCTGAGTTTCTTATTACTTACAATAGCATGTAGTTTTAACAGAACTTGAAACATTTTCCTTgaaaagatatacatatatatatatgtatgtatgtatatatgtatagatagatagatagatagatagatagagggTACGTCATTTGTGAATATGCATGTTTGTCGGTTAACATAATTGAATATGCTAATAAATTCCCTATTATTGAATATCCGCAACGACAAAGATCTAACTTTAAGAACATCATTCTAGAAAAATGTCAACTGAGGAGAAAAGAAAGCTTGGTGCAGCACTTACCAGGTTATCCCCTGAAGATCTCAGCAAGGCTTTGGAAATTGTTGCTCAAAGTAATCCAGGCTTCCAAGCAACTGGTGAAGAGGTGGACCTAGACATTGATGCTCAGGTCATTTGCATTTTACTCTTTAAAGTCTTTTCCATTTATACTTCCGTCATTTTCTAGGTATTAAATGTTTGGTGATTAAATTTCTAATTAGGCATATTCTATTCCTTTTGCAGAGTGAATCTACCTTGTGGAGGTTAAAGATTTTCGTAAAAGATGCCCTTGAAGTTCAGGGCAAGAGTTTGGCAAGTGATGGTGGCAACAACAGTAACACAAAACCTattagcaacaacaacaacaatgaccCATCCAATAACAACCACACCAACaataacaacagcaacaacaagaGGAAAAGAGAGATTGGTGATGCTATTGCCAAAACTGTcaagaaaaaaggtaaaaaaccCACGTCTTGATCATTTCGTGCTGTGGAGGAGAGTAGTTAGATTGTTGGCATTTCATGTGAAGCTTTTTGCCAATGACTCATGGGGACGAATTTTGAGAATCATAAAGTGGACCTGTCAAGTTTCTGTGCATCGAAAAAGGCAGAGCATGGATCTCTTTTCTACATCTTCAAATGCTTCTGTTAAGTCACCGTGCTTGAgagtcattttattttatttaccatcCTGTCTTTTGGTAGATCTAATGTGTAGTATAGGACTTGTTCCCAAATGGCTCCATGTAACATTTTATAGCTTGACCTTGATGttaaaagttaattaatataaattagttCTTGCTGTAGTACTTCATCTTAATGATTGTTATCTGCAATTAAGGCTATTACTTTGATCTTTGCTCTAATAAATAGAAAATCTCCACTACagttgtaattttgttttactATTATAATATGTTTTCTAATGTCCAAAAAAGAAAtcctatattttcatttatgcaGGGTAGATCAGAGTAATAACAGGTGTagataaatcattttttttttttttcagatggaCCACACCACATCTAGCATTTTTCATCAAAGAAATATacgtaaagaaaaaaaaaagaaaaaaaaaactgttcatGGAGAAGAAACTGTCATAAATAAATAGTTCTTGAAAGCAAGATAtagaattggaaaaagaaaattaaaagttgTTGGTTTCTAAAATATATTGGTTTGGGATAACATTGTGGTCAATGTTGTTTTATCTCCAAACTAAAAGTAAGTTTTGCGTTGGATG
Proteins encoded:
- the LOC107413656 gene encoding transcription factor GTE6, whose product is MDQMDALVFDVENIGTVSNYSNGEEVEGFKRQVDDIFLKVNKLEQRVTEIEQFYLTTNKTQPKASKSTITVKDKDKDKHIPSIKKQQQDATRREAVAAKRMQELMRQFGTILRQLTQHKWAWPFMQPVDVEGLGLHDYYEVIDKPMDFSTIKNQMEAKDGTGYKDVRQICADVRLIFKNAMKYNDERSNVHEMAKTLLAKFEEKWLQLLPKVAEEEERRKAEETEAQLNMQLAQEAVHAKLTRDISNELYEVDMHLEDLREMVVQKCRKMSTEEKRKLGAALTRLSPEDLSKALEIVAQSNPGFQATGEEVDLDIDAQSESTLWRLKIFVKDALEVQGKSLASDGGNNSNTKPISNNNNNDPSNNNHTNNNNSNNKRKREIGDAIAKTVKKKGKKPTS